Within the Candidatus Hydrogenedentota bacterium genome, the region AGTTCAAGAAGAGCGTGCGGCGGTCCCTGGAAAAGGTGGCCTCGATGGCGATGGTGGCGTCGGAGACGTTCAACGGGATTGCGATAGTCAAGGGTTTCTGCATGGAAGCTTACGAGATCGCACGCACGAACGCCGAATTCGCCAAACTGCGCCGGTATCTCGTGAAGATGGTGAAGGTAGATGCAGCGGTCGGCCCGGTGGTCGAATTCGTGTTGATTCTCGGCGTGGCCGCGCTGGTGCTGTTTGCGGGAGCGCGCGTGATGAGCCAGGAGATGAGCCAGGGCGACGTCGCAGGCCTGATCTTCGCGTTTGCCCTGATGCTGGACCCGCTGCGGAAGCTTTCGACGGTGAACAATCAGATCCAGACCAGCGTGGCGAGCGCGGAACGCGTGTTCGAGTTCATCGACATGCAACCGGAAATCGTCGAGAAGGCCGGGGCGCGCGCCCTGCCGAGGCTGTCCAATTCCATCCGTTTTGAGAATATTCACTTCGCCTATAAGCGGGGGACCGAAGTGTTGCGGGGCATCGATCTCGAGGTGAAAAGGGGCGAGATGGTGGCATTGGTGGGGTTCAGCGGCGCGGGAAAAAGCACGCTGGTGAAACTCTTGCCCCGTTTCTACGACGTAACGGAGGGGGCCGTGAAGATCGACGGCGTCGACATCCGGGACGTATCGTTCACGAGCCTGCGCGATCAGATCAGCATCGTTACCCAGGAGACGATCCTGTTCAACGAATCCGTGCGCGACAATATCGCGTTCGGACGCAAAGACTATACCGCCGGGCAAGTGCTCGCAGCCGCACGGGCCGCCTATGCCGACGGGTTCATCGATGCGCTGCCCGAGGGGTACGACACGGTTATTGGAGAAAGTGGCGCGACCTTGTCCGGCGGCCAACGCCAGCGGCTGGCCATTGCCCGGGCCATCATCAAGGACCCTGCGATACTCATCTTGGACGAAGCGACCTCGAACCTGGATTCCGAGAGCGAACGTGCCATACAGAAGGCGTTGGCGGCGTTCGTGGAGGGCCGCACGACCATCGTGATCGCCCACCGGCTGGCGACCGTGCAGCGCGCCCACCGGATTGTCGTGATGGATGAGGGCCGTATCGCGGAACTCGGCACGCATCAGGAACTTCTCGCGAATGGCGGCATATACCGCCGCTTGTACGAGCAGCAGTTGTTGTCGGGCGGCGAGGACACCGCATGAAGAGAGCGCTCCCAGCCGCCGTCGCGCTTCTTCTCGTGCTCGGCAGCTGCGGAGAAGAGGAAACGGCGCCACAGCGTGCAGAGCCTTCGGAAATGGCTCAAACCGGCGCGGGCGGGCCGGTTTCCGGGGAGATGCAGCGGTTTACCCGGGCGCCCGTCATGGTGGTGGATCTGGAGGGCCGTCCCCTCGCCAATATGCTTCCGCTCGCTACGGACAGCCCAAACGCATTTCAGAAGCCGGTGGTGCAAGGGGAACTTACGGGGTCCGGCGGGACGAGCGAGCTGTCGTTGCCGCGCGATAGGCACCTCTATGTGCGCGCGTGGGACCCGGCGTTGCGCATGTTCCCCAACAATTTCTACGAAGTGCTGCCTCCCACGGGGGATACGACCGAGACCATGACCATCACGATGGTGGAAGGCGCTACGCTTGCCATGACGCTGCTTGACGCCAACCAGAATCCCGCGGCGAACGAGAACGTGGGGCTCATGATGTTTCACGGGGTGCACGGCGCGTGGTGGCCGGCCGAAGGCAATACCGATGAGAACGGCCGGGTGCAATTCGCGCTCGTGCCTCCAGGCGAATACACGGTGAAGGTCAAGGCCGTCACGAGCGGACAGCTCGAGCTGGGGAGCGTGCGTCTGTCTCCCGGGGGTAAAACGGATCTGGGTCCCCTAACGCTGCAATGAAGAACCCGGCGGTCATGGCGCCAGCTGATGCCTCCAGCCCATGCTCCGTTCTGTGTGTCCCGGCTATTCCAACACGATTTCCACGCGGCGGTTGAGCGCGGCGCCCGCCGCCGTATCGTTCGCGCTGACCGGCTGCGCCTCGCCGTGGAAGGACACGATCAGCCGCTCGGGGGGAATGCCCTGCTCCATGAAATATTGCTGCACCTTTTGTGCGCGCCGCCGGGACAAGTCCATGTTGTACTTGGGCGAGTGGCTGTTATCCGTGTAGCCTTTTACGTGGACCATGATCTCCGGCCACTCGGTCAACAACTGGGCGATACCGCGCAGGTATCCTTTTGCGGTGGCGTCAAGAGTCGTGCTGCCGCGGGCGAACGGGATCGCTTCGAACCTGGGATATTCGTCCGGTGCGCCGTCGAAATCGCGCCAGCGGTTGCGCGTTTCGGGTTCGAGGGGAGCGAGATCGACGCTGTCGGGAATGCCGTCCTGGTCGTTGTCCGGGTCGGGCGCGCCATCCCCGTCTTCGAATCCATCCAGGTCTTCCGGCAACAGGGGCTCGGCGTCTTTGAGGTCGACAATGCCGTCGCCGTCGGTGTCGCGGCGCCACATGGTATCGATGAGGGCTTCGGTATCCACGAGGGCCTTGGCGGCTTCGCGCCATTCCTTGCCTCGCACGAGGTTGTGTTCGGCGACGCTGAGACGGGCCGTTGCCTGGGCGTACAAGAGGGGCGCGGTTGTCTTGGCCTTGTCCTGGTCGATTTCGAGGTAGCGCGTCTTTATCCGCCCGAATTCCGCCTGACATGTTGCCGGGTCTCGAGCGGGTTCGGCCGTGACGGGAACGCGCTGGTTCTCGGGGATGGCCCGGATGGACGCCTCGGCCATGTTCAGGGCGAGATCGGCGTAATCCCACGCGCCACGGCGGTTGTGGGCGCGCCTCTGCTGGCGGGCGATATCGAGATAGTACTGGGCGGAGAAGAATTCGTAGGGCGCATAGGCGGCGGCGCCCAGGCTGCGCGCCTCCTCGATTTTGGCCCTGGCCGTGTCGATGTCGACCCGTTCCAGCTCGGCATATTCGCGGGCGGTTGGAACACTCAGGATATCTCCGCCGGTGGTCTGGCATCCGGCCGCGGCCAGCGTCAGCAGCGCCAAGGCTGCAATCGTCGTTCTTTGCATCGGAACACTCCTCCGTTTACGGGCGTGTCGTTCGGGCTTCGCAGGCGCGCCCCGCCGAAAAAACACGCGGGCGGTCTTCGCGCAAGGGCTTCTTCATTTTCACGCGCGGCGCGGGAAATCGCGGAGCGAGTTGATACTATTTGTCTCAATGGGATAGATTCAACCTTGGCGGCTCCGATCTTTGTCGCGAGGTTTGGCCTTTATGCATATACTCGGCCTTTCGGGATTCTACCACGACAGTGCTGCGGCAATCGTGCGGGACGGCGAAATTGTCGCGGCAGCACAGGAGGAACGGTTCACCCGCAAGAAGCATGACCCGGGTTTCCCCTCGGGCGCGGCCGAGTATTGCCTTCACGAAGCGGGCATCGATGCCGGCGGCCTGGACTACGTGGTCTTCTACGACAAGCCTTTCGTGAAATTCGAGCGGCTTCTGCTGACCTACCTTTCCGTGGCGCCCAAAGGGATTCGCTCGTTTTTCAC harbors:
- a CDS encoding ABC transporter ATP-binding protein, with product MIEISEDPNYNPRNLTPPRTSVWSVYRRLLGYALRYKGRLAVSILFALLVAGSFTSMIVGVAAVVDVSLSPPEPLGNTGAAKETIEQAEARATDQLTEKYAPRVVSALKPLEFAHGMDEIALRQGVHDVIAGMRARPMYAIEVACFLLVGLSLVAGIARFLQEYLAGTIGANISVELGQEMYANIMRLSLGFFEKHPTGELIARFANDIFQVNRGLSGVFVKLMREPFKAVFFMITAFTIDPLMTLIGLCVLPPVAAAIYQLGRKFKKSVRRSLEKVASMAMVASETFNGIAIVKGFCMEAYEIARTNAEFAKLRRYLVKMVKVDAAVGPVVEFVLILGVAALVLFAGARVMSQEMSQGDVAGLIFAFALMLDPLRKLSTVNNQIQTSVASAERVFEFIDMQPEIVEKAGARALPRLSNSIRFENIHFAYKRGTEVLRGIDLEVKRGEMVALVGFSGAGKSTLVKLLPRFYDVTEGAVKIDGVDIRDVSFTSLRDQISIVTQETILFNESVRDNIAFGRKDYTAGQVLAAARAAYADGFIDALPEGYDTVIGESGATLSGGQRQRLAIARAIIKDPAILILDEATSNLDSESERAIQKALAAFVEGRTTIVIAHRLATVQRAHRIVVMDEGRIAELGTHQELLANGGIYRRLYEQQLLSGGEDTA
- a CDS encoding OmpA family protein, whose protein sequence is MQRTTIAALALLTLAAAGCQTTGGDILSVPTAREYAELERVDIDTARAKIEEARSLGAAAYAPYEFFSAQYYLDIARQQRRAHNRRGAWDYADLALNMAEASIRAIPENQRVPVTAEPARDPATCQAEFGRIKTRYLEIDQDKAKTTAPLLYAQATARLSVAEHNLVRGKEWREAAKALVDTEALIDTMWRRDTDGDGIVDLKDAEPLLPEDLDGFEDGDGAPDPDNDQDGIPDSVDLAPLEPETRNRWRDFDGAPDEYPRFEAIPFARGSTTLDATAKGYLRGIAQLLTEWPEIMVHVKGYTDNSHSPKYNMDLSRRRAQKVQQYFMEQGIPPERLIVSFHGEAQPVSANDTAAGAALNRRVEIVLE